The DNA segment CTTGTCGCCCTCACCCACGGGTGACGGGCGAAGGGAACGACGTGGTCACGTCGCGCTCCTTCGGTCCGACGCCTCCATGCCTGGCACAGCCTGCCACCGGCACGCGACGTTGGACGCAGTCTAGTGGGCCGGGGCGTCGTGGGGCCGGGCGTCTTGGGGACGGGCGGGCAGTTCGGTCGGGTCGACCAGGCGCTTCTGGGCCCGGGAGACGAGGTAGTCCCGCACGGCCTGCTCCAGCGGCCGCAGCACCACCCGGTCGGGTGCGTCCTTCGTGATCGTCATGGGGTAAGCGTCGGCCATGAGGATGGGAAGCACCTGAGTAGTTCTGCGGGTCGGAACCAGGCTCGCAGCCACTCCCGGGTCCGGGTGGGGTCTGGGGCGTGGGGGCTGGGGCGTGGGGGCTGGGGCGTGGTCGTCCGGTCGGCGTCGCCGGCGAGGTCGGCGATCGCGCGCAGCGACTCCCGCCAGGCGCGGTAGGCCGAGTCCGAAGGGCACGGGGCCATCGCTCGGGTCGCGTGGCCAGCGGCCCCCGCACGCGCACCTCGGTGCACCGGACCGCCGGCTGGGCGCCGTCGATCGCCCCGACGACGTCGGCACCGTGATCTCGGCCGCCGTGCTGAGCACGACGCTAGCAGCCCCCGTCTCGACCTACGGACGACCGCACCCGACGCGCCCCGTGCGCTCCACGCGGCGAACCGGGCGATGCACGACTCGCCGCTGGACCCGCGAACTCCTGAAGCCGCGGATCTCGAACCACTGCCTCGACAGGCGCAGCCACGCGCGCTGGACCAGGGCGGGAAGCTGGACCGCATCGTGCAACGGGTCGCGGGGCGCGAGTAGGCGCTGTTCACGCCGATCGAGCGGCCGGGGCGGAAATGAGCCCGAAGCTGCGACAACGCTGACCGCGGCCGGCGTCAGCGACCAGGTCTGAGCCGAAGTGCGGGGCGTGTTGAGCGACGAGGAGCTCGGCGCGCTGGTCGAGCAGGTGGCGCTGATGAAGCATTCGACCGATTCGGAGTCCCGTTGCAGGCGCCGGCCGGGGGGTGGGTGACAGGACGCGGCCCGTCCGTCGGGGTGGGCGGAGGGGCCGCGGGCTCATATGCGGCCCGAGACGCGGACGCGCCTGGTGGCGCAAGCGCGATCGGACGCGCACGCGGCCCAAGGGGCGGCCCGAGGCGCGGACGCGCCTGGAGGCGCAGGCGCGATCGGACGCGCACGGGCACTCCAAGGCGCGGGCCGAGACGCGGACACGTCTGGAGGCGCAAGCGCGATCGGACGCGCACGCGGCCCGAGGCGCGGACGCGGCCCAAGGCGCGGACGCGCCTGGAGGCGCAGGCGCGATCGGAAGCGCGCGCTCCGGAGCGCCGGGCCGAGACGCGAGCGCGGGCCGAGACGCCGACACGAGCCGAGACGCGGACGCGGACCCGGACCCGGACTGAGACGCGGACACGGACCGAGACGCGGACACGAGCCGGGCCGCGGACACGACCGGAAGCGCACGCAGCCCGGAGCGCGCGCGGCCCGGAGCGCACGCAGCCCGAAGCGCACGCAGCCCGAAGCGCACGCAGCCCGAAGCGCACGCAGCCCGAAGCGCACGCAGCCCGGAGCGCACGCGGCCCGGAGCGCAGGCAGCCCGAAGCGCAGGCAGCCCGAAGCGCAGGCGGCCCGAAGCGCGGGCCGAGACGCGAGTGCGGGCCAGGCGCGGCGCGGCCTCGGCGCGGGTGGATCGGGTGGGCGTTAGCGGCCGGCGAGGACCGCGTCGGCGGCCTCGATGTCCTTGAAGAACCGGCGGTGGATCCGCAGCTTCTCGTTGGCGACCGGCAGCACGTGCCAGACCCCCGTGCCCGGGCCGAGCCGCGTGGCCCGCGGCAACTCGGTGACCACGCTGCGGGCCTTCTTCATGCTCGCCGGCCCCGCATCGAGCACCAGGATGCGGTGCGACGTGACCGCGAGGATGCGGTACCGGTTGAGGCCGAGGAACACGAAGACGCCGGCGAACGCGGCGACATACTGGCTGGCCGTCTGGGCCCCGATCACCTGGGTGATGGTCTCGCCGGGCGACAGGAACGGCTGGGCCGATTCACGCATCTTGTCACGAAGTGCCACGGGAATTACTCCACGGAAGATAGCGGCCAGCCATGGGCGTGACCGAGGGGTGGGGGCCGCCGGTCGAGCACCTCCGGGCGGCGGCAGGCTCGGAAAGTACCAGAGGTGACCGAGGGAAGATAAGAGTCCACTGTGTCTTCTCTGAACTTCTGTCCAGAACGCGACACCGGTCCATGTCGGCCAGGCAGAGCCGAGCGGCCCGGCGTGGCAAGCCGGATCCCTGGCCCGCCGGAGGTCAGCCCGCTCGTCCGCACGAGGCCGTCGGTCCAGCACGCTGCGGGCGCGCGCCGGCGGGTCAGGCGGCGCCCTCGGTAATCACCGCCCACGTCGTCTCCGGGGCCGGGCTCGTCCCGGGGTCGGCGGCGAACCAGGCCCCGTTCGTGAAGCCGAGCCCGTGGTTGCCGTTGCCGACCAACTGAACCGTTCCGTTGCCCTGATCGGCGCGGGTCCAGTAGAGCGACGGGTCGGGCACCTGCTGACCGCCGAACGTGATCGTTCCGCACTGGTCGGTGCCGAACGCGAGGTTCGGGCTCACGTCGAGGTCGAGGCACCCGCCAGTGCTGCGGAGGACCAGCCAGGAGCGGGTGGTCGACAACGGCGCGGACTCCTGCCAGAGCTGGTCCGGCCCGAACGTGCAGGGCCCGAGGCCGATCCGGGCGCGCCGGCCGACCTGGACGAGGCCGAGGCACTCGCCGGTCGCGACGTTCTGCAGCGAGATCGACGGCGTGGGGAGCGGGGCGGGCGGCGCGGTGGCCGCCTGGGCCGCGGCCGGAACCGCGACCACCGCGGTGGCGAGGGCAGCGGCGGCAGTCGTGAGAGCGCGAAGCATGGAAATCTTCCTGTCCGGTGTTCGTTGGCTCGATCAACGATGCCGGTCCCCGGCGGATCCGCTGGTCAGGACGCCAACGTTCCGTCCGTCATCCCCGCTACCGTGAACGGTCTACTGAGGCGGTGATCCTCGTGCGCCGTCCGCCCAGCATGGTCCGCGCAATGCTTCCCGTCCTGCTCGGGTTGACCGCCGCCTACGGCGTCGTCGACGCGATCGTCGCGCCGGCCCTGACCGCCTTGATCGGCGAGCTCACCGCTCCGGACGGCCTACGGCGCACCAACGCGCGGTTCACCATCTCGCGGAACGCGGTCCGGATCCGGCGCGGGCGTGATCCACGATCGGAGCTTGTCCGGGTTGCGCATGACCCAGATGCGGCCGATGCGATCGCCGGTGAAGCCGAACGCGAAGACCGTCGCGGTGACGCCGTCGTGCTCGGCGACCAGGCCGGGCTGACCGTTGACGGTGCGTTCGACGATCGCCGTGTGGTCGTCGGCCCGGTCGGCGAGCTCCAGCCAGGCCTGCGCGACCGCGGTGGCTCCCTCGATCGGCTCCAGGAACGTCAGTACGCGCCCGCCTCCGTCGGCGACCGCGGTCGCGTCCGGATCGAGGAGGTCGAGGAGCGCTCCCATGTCCTTGGCCGCCCAGGCCCGCCGGAATCGGCGGACGATCTCGGCGCGGTCCCCGGCCGCGGCCCGGCCAGCCGGTCCGGCCGGCACCGAACGCACGCGGCGACGGGCCGACGAGGCGAGCTGACGGCTGGCCGCCGGGCTCCGCCCCAGCACCGCCGAGACCTCGGCGAACGAATACCGGAACACGTCGTGCAGGATGAACGCGACGCGCTCGGCCGGGGTCATCGAGTCGAGCACGACGAGGAACGCGATGCTCACCGACTCGTCCAGCGTCACCCGGTCGGCGGGATCGGCGTCGGGAAGCGGCTCGGGGAGCCAGCCGCCGACGTAGCGCTCCCGGCGGACCCGGGCCGAGCCCAGCAGCGTGAGGCAGAGCCGGCCGGCCACGGTCGTCAGCCAGGCGCCCGGAACCTCGATCGCGTCCCGCTCGGCCGGCGACAGCGCGTACCAGCGGGCGTACGTCTCCTGGACGACGTCCTCGGCCTCGGCCAGCGAGCCCAGCAGCCGGTAGGCCAGGTTGATCAGCCGGCGCCGCTCGCTCATCGGGGTGCTCACATCACTACGACGGGACAGCGCCCGAAAACGTGAGGCCTGACATCCCGGCCACCCATCCGGTCGAACTCAGCATGACCGACGAACTCACCACGACTGCCATTGAACGCGCCGCCGCCGCCCTCACCGCCCACGGGTTCGGCGTCGAGATCCTGGACGACGCCGCAGCCGCCCGTGAACGGGTCCGGGAGCTGATCCCCGCGGGCGCGAGCGTCTTCACCGGGGCCAGCGAGACCCTCCGGCTGTCCGGCCTCGACGACGATCTCAACACCGGCGGACGCTACGACGCACTCCGCCCCCGCGGCCTGGCCATGGACCGGGCCACCCGGGCCGACGAGATCCGGCGGATGTTCGCCGCGCCCGACGTGGCGGTCGGCAGCGTCGCCGCGGTGACCGAGACCGGGTCGGTGGTGATCGCGTCCGGGAGCGGGAGCCAGCTCCCGGGGTACGCGGGCGGAGCCGGCCGGGTGATCTGGATCGTCGGGGCGCAGAAGGTGGTGCCCGATCTGGACGCCGCGCTCGCCCGCGTCGAGCAGCACTGCCTGCCGCTGGAGAACGAGCGGGCGCTGCGGGTCTACGGCGTGCCCAGCGCGGTCAACCGCCTGCTGATCCTCAACGCCGAACCGCGGCCCGGGCGCGCCACCGTGCTCCTGCTACGCGAGTGCATCGGCTTCTGAGAGCCGGAGCTTGAAGCCGTCGTGCGAGCGGGCGAAGCCGAGCCGCTCGTAGAACCGGTGCGCGTCGGTGCGGCTCTTGTCCGACGTCAGCTGCACCAGCGCGCAGCCCCGGCGGCGGGCCTCGTCGATCGCCCAGCGCATCATCGCCGCGCCGAGGCCCCGGCCGCGGTACTCGGCGGCGACCCGGACCGCCTCGATCTGGGCCCGCCGGGCGCCCCGGCGGGCCAGCCCGGGGATGATCGTCAGCTGGAACGTCCCG comes from the Cryptosporangium phraense genome and includes:
- the sigJ gene encoding RNA polymerase sigma factor SigJ, with translation MSERRRLINLAYRLLGSLAEAEDVVQETYARWYALSPAERDAIEVPGAWLTTVAGRLCLTLLGSARVRRERYVGGWLPEPLPDADPADRVTLDESVSIAFLVVLDSMTPAERVAFILHDVFRYSFAEVSAVLGRSPAASRQLASSARRRVRSVPAGPAGRAAAGDRAEIVRRFRRAWAAKDMGALLDLLDPDATAVADGGGRVLTFLEPIEGATAVAQAWLELADRADDHTAIVERTVNGQPGLVAEHDGVTATVFAFGFTGDRIGRIWVMRNPDKLRSWITPAPDPDRVPRDGEPRVGAP
- a CDS encoding LUD domain-containing protein, producing the protein MTDELTTTAIERAAAALTAHGFGVEILDDAAAARERVRELIPAGASVFTGASETLRLSGLDDDLNTGGRYDALRPRGLAMDRATRADEIRRMFAAPDVAVGSVAAVTETGSVVIASGSGSQLPGYAGGAGRVIWIVGAQKVVPDLDAALARVEQHCLPLENERALRVYGVPSAVNRLLILNAEPRPGRATVLLLRECIGF
- a CDS encoding GNAT family N-acetyltransferase, giving the protein MDIEGVTVDLRRARRDDLPELLALLAADQLGTHRENPDDPAPYEAAFAAIDADPAQLLVAAEADGRVIGTFQLTIIPGLARRGARRAQIEAVRVAAEYRGRGLGAAMMRWAIDEARRRGCALVQLTSDKSRTDAHRFYERLGFARSHDGFKLRLSEADALA